From Vigna unguiculata cultivar IT97K-499-35 chromosome 5, ASM411807v1, whole genome shotgun sequence, the proteins below share one genomic window:
- the LOC114185077 gene encoding protein NARROW LEAF 1-like has protein sequence MERTRLNMRGRCSGSTPSEESALDLERNCCSHSNLPSLSPPTLQPFASAGQHCESSAAYFSWPSRLNDAAEERANYFLNLQKGVLPETPGRLPKGHQATTLLELMTIRAFHSKILRCYSLGTAIGFRIRQGVLTDIPAILVFVSRKVHKQWLSPIQCLPTALEGPGGVWCDVDVVEFSYFGAPEPVPKEQLYTEIVDNLRGGDPYIGSGSQVANQETYGTLGAIVKSQTGSRQVGFLTNRHVAVDLDYPNQKMFHPLPPTLGPGVYLGAVERATSFITDELWYGIFAGINPETFVRADGAFIPFADDFDMCTVTTSVRGVGDIGDVKIIDLQAPISSLIGKQVVKVGRSSGLTTGVVLAYALEYNDEKGICFLTDLLVVGENQQTFDLEGDSGSLIMLKGDNGEKPRPIGIIWGGTANRGRLKLKVGQPPENWTSGVDLGRLLNLLELDLITTEEGLQVAVQEQRAVSATVIGSTVGDSSPPDGMLPKEKAEDKYEPLGLQIQSIPLGVAPSSQDMKPSIMETEFKLEDGIKVGPSIEHQFIPSFIGRSPLHKNSIHDRIAAENLSSLRNNCDEDLCVSLQLGDNEAKRRRSEASTSTEEPQ, from the exons ATGGAGCGCACCAGGCTAAACATGAGAGGCCGTTGCTCTGGTTCAACTCCCTCAGAAGAATCTGCTTTGGATCTTGAAAGAAACTGTTGCAGTCATTCCAATCTGCCTTCCCTTAGTCCACCAACGCTTCAACCCTTTGCTTCAGCTGGACAGCATTGTGAGAGCAGTGCTGCTTACTTCTCATGGCCAAGCCGCTTGAATGATGCTGCTGAAGAAAGAGCAAACTACTTTTTAAACCTACAAAAGGGGGTGCTACCTGAAACCCCTGGTCGGCTGCCAAAGGGGCATCAGGCCACCACATTACTTGAACTTATGACAATCAGGGCATTTCACAGCAAGATACTGCGTTGTTACAGCCTTGGAACAGCAATTGGTTTTCGCATACGACAAGGTGTATTAACAGACATTCCTGCCATTCTAGTGTTCGTTTCCAGGAAAGTTCACAAGCAATGGCTAAGTCCAATCCAGTGCCTACCTACTGCACTTGAG GGCCCTGGTGGAGTATGGTGTGATGTGGATGTGGTGGAGTTTTCTTATTTTGGTGCACCTGAACCAGTTCCAAAAGAACAGCTGTACACAGAGATTGTAGATAACTTGCGTGGGGGTGATCCGTACATCGGTTCAGGATCTCAG GTGGCAAACCAAGAGACATATGGAACTTTGGGTGCCATTGTGAAAAGCCAAACAGGCAGTAGACAAGTTGGTTTTCTCACAAACCGTCATGTAGCAGTTGATCTAGACTATCCAAATCAAAAGATGTTTCATCCTCTTCCACCCACTTTGGGGCCTGGGGTTTATCTTGGTGCAGTAGAGAGAGCAACTTCATTTATAACGGATGAGCTTTGGTATGGCATATTTGCTGGAATAAATCCAG AGACTTTTGTGAGAGCTGATGGTGCATTCATTCCTTTTGCTGATGACTTTGATATGTGCACTGTTACTACTTCAGTGAGGGGCGTTGGAGATATTGGTGATGTGAAAATAATTGACCTACAGGCTCCAATCAGTAGCCTTATTGGAAAACAAGTGGTGAAGGTTGGAAGAAGCTCTGGCTTGACTACAGGAGTTGTTTTGGCTTATGCCCTGGAGTACAATGATGAGAAAGGCATATGCTTTCTTACAGATCTTCTTGTTGTCGGTGAGAACCAACAAACTTTTGACCTTGAAGGAGATAGTGGAAGCCTCATCATGTTAAAAGGTGACAATGGTGAGAAACCACGGCCAATTGGGATAATATGGGGAGGAACTGCTAACAGGGGCCGCCTTAAGTTAAAAGTTGGGCAACCTCCTGAGAATTGGACTAGTGGGGTGGATCTAGGGCGACTTCTCAATCTACTTGAACTTGATTTGATAACCACTGAAGAAGGACTTCAAG TGGCGGTACAAGAACAAAGAGCCGTGTCAGCCACAGTAATCGGCTCTACTGTTGGTGATTCTTCACCTCCTGACGGCATGCTTCCAAAAGAGAAAGCTGAAGACAAATATGAGCCACTTGGTCTTCAAATTCAGTCTATTCCCCTAGGAGTTGCACCTAGCAGCCAAGACATGAAGCCATCAATCATGGAGACTGAATTTAAATTAGAAGATGGAATCAAGGTTGGTCCCAGTATCGAACACCAGTTCATCCCGAGCTTCATTGGTCGGTCTCCGTTGCACAAGAACAGCATACATGACAGAATTGCAGCAGAGAACTTGTCTTCATTGAGGAATAACTGTGATGAGGATTTGTGTGTTTCACTGCAGCTTGGTGACAATGAGGCAAAGAGAAGGCGCTCTGAAGCCTCAACTAGTACTGAGGAGCCTCAGTGA